The DNA region CAGCTGGCTAAGGTCTAAAGGCTGCCCCTCAGCACACCGTTCATCAATGACCAAGATCGGTAAACGAAAACCTAGCTCGGTCAGCTGTTCTCGTAATAATGTGAGTGATTCGAACAATGCCATTTAAAAATCATACGGATGTAGGTCAGCGCTTTATAGCATATTTTTATCAGGTCGTATTGGCTAGAAAGGCGGTAGTTCGTTTAAAATAGTGACTATCATCGCCCGTGTCGCTTGCCAACAGTGCTTAGCTAGGCCTAAACCAAGGATAATTTAATTTATGAATGACGCCGTTGAGGTGCATCGCGCTACCTTAAATGATATTGAGATCTTAGCTCCCATGTTCAGCGAATATCGTCAGTTTTACCGTCAGCCGGCTGATATTGATGCCTGCGCACAGTTTTTAAGCGAACGCTTTAAACACGAAGAGTCTTTAGCTTTTATCGCGACAATAAACCATCAAGCGGTTGGGTTCATTCACTTATACCCTGGCTTTTCATCGGTTTACCTAAAGCCGATATGGACGATGAATGATTTATTTGTACGATCAATTGCGCGCCGTAAAGGTGTCGGTTTCGCATTGCTCGATGCAGCCAAAAAAATGGCATTAGACTCTGGTGCCATCTTGCTTAAGTTGTCCACCGAGCAGCGTAACATGGCCGCGCAAAAAGTGTATG from Pleionea litopenaei includes:
- a CDS encoding GNAT family N-acetyltransferase — protein: MNDAVEVHRATLNDIEILAPMFSEYRQFYRQPADIDACAQFLSERFKHEESLAFIATINHQAVGFIHLYPGFSSVYLKPIWTMNDLFVRSIARRKGVGFALLDAAKKMALDSGAILLKLSTEQRNMAAQKVYESKGYRRDNTFHHYILPLKENL